One genomic window of Caldilineales bacterium includes the following:
- a CDS encoding DUF5615 family PIN-like protein — translation MNISPQTVAALHREGWDIVRVSALLPANASDVEILGLARRLGRIVITQDLDFSTLLALGGYSDPSIVTLRLSNTDPAVVTRRLRQVLAGLESALQSGSAVTVEDNTVRIRNLPIR, via the coding sequence ATGAACATCTCGCCACAAACCGTGGCTGCATTGCATAGAGAGGGATGGGACATTGTGCGCGTCTCAGCCCTGTTGCCGGCAAACGCTTCTGATGTCGAGATTTTGGGGTTGGCACGAAGGCTCGGTCGGATCGTCATCACTCAAGACCTGGATTTCTCGACTTTGTTGGCGCTGGGTGGCTATTCTGACCCAAGCATCGTCACTCTAAGGCTGTCGAACACCGACCCCGCAGTCGTGACGCGCAGACTCAGGCAAGTTCTCGCCGGTCTTGAATCAGCCTTGCAGAGTGGTAGTGCGGTAACCGTAGAGGATAATACGGTCCGCATTCGCAACCTTCCAATTCGCTGA
- a CDS encoding DUF433 domain-containing protein: MERLERITTNPAVCLGQPTIRGMRITVSVILKMLANGKTADQVLAAYPELEPEDVRQAMKYAAWVVSDQIQMVPA; the protein is encoded by the coding sequence ATGGAAAGACTGGAACGTATTACCACAAATCCGGCCGTCTGTCTTGGTCAGCCGACTATCAGGGGAATGCGCATCACTGTGAGCGTCATTCTGAAGATGCTGGCGAACGGGAAGACGGCCGATCAGGTGCTTGCTGCCTACCCAGAACTGGAGCCTGAAGACGTTCGGCAGGCCATGAAGTATGCCGCTTGGGTCGTTTCAGATCAAATTCAGATGGTTCCGGCGTGA
- a CDS encoding TIGR03032 family protein, with protein MTKNIPAQVQKPPVRIQPQPARAGAPGSAPAAKPGAGQQAAGKVAEGQPAAPLTQLRSVYTNNLPAILDHFGISLVVSTYQAGKVILVRQDGGGINTHFRDFHKPMGLAVDGQRLTVGGQNTVWYYRNMPAVAPKLEPKGKHDAAYLPRRIHVTGDIDIHELAWGRQDDLWIVNTRFCCLCTLDPDHSFTPHWRPHFVSGLAPEDRCHLNGLAMVNGKPKYVTALGETDTVGGWRENKRSGGILMDVDKNEILLRGLSMPHSPRLWAGRLWFLESGQGALSYADLPNQTWHTVAQLPGFTRGIDFAGPLAFIGLSQVRETAVFSGIPLVERLQERTCGVWVVNVQSGETVAFLRFEEGVQEIFAVQIVPSRFPEMLEFGNPLINTSYVLPDEAMKDVPVVLKQPLPVQAGETAPPPEGFAELINKGAELLGLDQLVEAQALFEKAGEIAPNRAEVYNNMGNVATMENRMQDAVAHYEHALRLNPDLADAHMNLGMAWLKLGDLPIGFREFEWRWQTRQFTPFMPPHPRWDGSDLPGKTLLVHTEQGAGDAIQFIRFLKQARRRVGKVLLLAPEPLQALFRTAEGVDEIRGAGSIAEQSFDVHIPLLSLPTVLGVTLGTIPNETPYLAVPDDRKARAGDGRWTMDERLSEPGTRNPERPFRVGIAWAGSSTQGNDRNRSATLAAFAPLLAVPGIEWHSLQVGEKAGEIETWRSESGDLRLEGGGQVEIRDWSKEIRDWADTAAIISQLDLVISVDTGVVHLAGALGKPVWVLLCYAADYRWLMNCDDSPWYPTARLFRQQQPKDWAPVMAAAAAALRALV; from the coding sequence ATGACCAAGAACATCCCCGCCCAAGTTCAGAAGCCGCCCGTCAGAATTCAGCCACAGCCTGCGAGGGCCGGTGCGCCAGGCTCCGCCCCGGCTGCAAAACCGGGCGCAGGCCAGCAGGCAGCCGGAAAGGTTGCCGAAGGCCAGCCGGCCGCCCCGCTCACCCAACTCCGCAGCGTCTACACCAACAACCTGCCCGCCATCCTCGACCATTTCGGCATCAGCCTGGTGGTCAGCACCTACCAGGCGGGCAAGGTCATCCTGGTGCGGCAAGATGGCGGTGGGATCAACACCCATTTCCGGGATTTCCACAAGCCGATGGGGCTGGCGGTGGATGGGCAACGGTTGACGGTGGGAGGACAGAATACGGTCTGGTACTATCGCAACATGCCGGCCGTCGCGCCCAAGCTAGAGCCAAAGGGCAAGCACGACGCCGCCTATCTCCCGCGGCGGATCCATGTCACCGGCGACATCGACATCCACGAGCTGGCCTGGGGCCGGCAGGACGACCTCTGGATCGTCAACACCCGCTTCTGCTGTCTTTGCACGCTCGACCCCGACCATAGTTTCACCCCGCACTGGCGGCCGCATTTCGTCAGCGGGCTGGCCCCCGAAGACCGTTGTCATCTGAACGGGCTGGCGATGGTCAACGGCAAGCCGAAGTATGTGACGGCGCTGGGCGAAACCGATACGGTCGGCGGCTGGCGCGAGAACAAGCGCAGCGGCGGCATCCTGATGGATGTAGACAAGAACGAGATTCTGTTGCGCGGGCTGTCGATGCCGCACTCGCCGCGGTTGTGGGCCGGACGGCTTTGGTTCCTGGAGTCGGGGCAGGGGGCGCTCTCGTATGCCGACCTGCCCAACCAGACCTGGCACACGGTGGCGCAGCTGCCGGGCTTTACGCGCGGAATCGATTTCGCCGGGCCGCTGGCCTTCATTGGCCTCTCGCAGGTGCGCGAGACGGCCGTGTTCAGCGGCATCCCCCTGGTCGAGCGCTTGCAGGAGCGGACGTGCGGGGTGTGGGTAGTGAATGTGCAGTCGGGTGAGACTGTCGCCTTTCTGCGCTTCGAAGAGGGGGTGCAGGAGATTTTCGCCGTCCAGATCGTGCCCTCGCGCTTTCCCGAGATGCTGGAGTTCGGCAATCCACTGATCAACACCTCGTATGTCCTGCCCGACGAGGCGATGAAGGATGTACCGGTCGTGCTCAAGCAGCCGCTGCCGGTTCAGGCCGGCGAAACGGCGCCGCCGCCGGAGGGTTTTGCCGAGTTGATCAACAAGGGCGCCGAACTCCTCGGTCTGGATCAACTAGTCGAAGCGCAGGCGTTGTTCGAGAAGGCCGGTGAGATCGCCCCCAACCGGGCCGAGGTCTACAACAACATGGGCAATGTGGCCACGATGGAAAACCGCATGCAGGATGCCGTGGCGCATTACGAGCACGCCCTGCGCCTCAACCCTGACCTGGCCGACGCGCATATGAACCTGGGCATGGCCTGGCTCAAGCTGGGGGACTTGCCGATCGGTTTTCGCGAGTTCGAGTGGCGCTGGCAGACGCGGCAGTTCACGCCCTTCATGCCGCCGCACCCGCGCTGGGATGGCTCGGACCTGCCCGGAAAGACCTTGCTGGTGCACACCGAGCAGGGCGCCGGCGATGCCATCCAGTTCATCCGCTTCCTGAAGCAGGCGCGGCGGCGGGTGGGAAAAGTGCTGCTGTTGGCGCCGGAGCCGCTTCAGGCCCTGTTTCGCACCGCCGAAGGCGTGGATGAGATCCGCGGCGCCGGCAGCATCGCCGAGCAGTCGTTCGATGTCCATATCCCCTTGCTCAGTCTGCCCACCGTCCTGGGCGTCACCCTGGGCACGATCCCGAACGAGACGCCGTATCTCGCGGTCCCAGATGATAGAAAAGCGAGGGCTGGCGATGGACGATGGACGATGGACGAGAGGCTCTCGGAACCCGGAACCCGGAACCCGGAACGCCCGTTTCGGGTAGGGATTGCCTGGGCCGGCAGCAGCACGCAGGGCAATGACCGCAATCGCTCGGCGACGCTGGCGGCCTTCGCCCCCTTGTTGGCGGTTCCCGGTATCGAGTGGCACAGCCTGCAGGTGGGCGAGAAGGCAGGGGAGATCGAGACCTGGCGATCGGAGAGTGGGGATTTGAGATTGGAGGGCGGAGGGCAGGTGGAGATTCGGGATTGGAGCAAGGAGATTCGGGATTGGGCTGACACGGCGGCCATTATCAGCCAGTTGGATTTGGTGATCAGCGTCGATACGGGCGTGGTGCACCTGGCGGGGGCGTTGGGCAAGCCGGTGTGGGTGCTGTTGTGCTACGCGGCCGATTATCGCTGGTTGATGAATTGTGATGACAGCCCCTGGTATCCCACGGCGCGGCTCTTCCGCCAGCAGCAGCCCAAGGACTGGGCGCCGGTGATGGCAGCGGCGGCGGCGGCCTTGCGGGCGCTTGTGTAA
- a CDS encoding cadherin domain-containing protein gives MDLWRESMPENDLQAAWQELAEQAAQQAAQNKPWLLKLLSEQGAALATRYALWKDRLRRLRQGERRRLQRRLGVSLAGAALLLALSGAPTARAGAPIVADGATCTLAEAIVSANTDTPYGGCTTGYAGADTIDLQADVYLTEYDNSTYGFTGLPVVTSEITIEGNGHTISRDDSATTQVFRILAVFGGDLTLNSATVSGGLGVFGSGIYVSSASLVVSNSTLSGNSALGAGAGIYVGSAAAVEVSNSTLSGNTADTEGGAIYLYSASLALANSVLYNNGAAGYGGGIKAGGYATVTVSNSAIAYNAANYGGGLFAYNAVVDVLNSTLVGNSAGATGGGIDARSATVTVANSTLSGNSADARGGGIYASAATVAVSNSTLSGNSASDGGGIYAYTATVTVSRSLISGNTAASSGNEVYATSVALASNYNLFGHDGEGNAQAFTNFTPSGTDITATSDGTTPTALAAILTTTLADNDSTVTAGAPPGAVVQTLALPAGSPAIDAAPSADCVAPIFDFDQRAKARNVDGNASASSNECDIGAFELQAATGPVPRIIIQKQTRPDGDATPFQFKLRGPTNRSFTLTDNGIKSTGQIPAGIYTLEEILPPGWDPAIPLAQMTCDDGSPLSAIDLGAGEVLVCRFLNYKRGNIVVKKVTLPPVAAPSFAMRLIDNTSLAKTQFSLANGGQFDTGAISSVPTYKLSETAPGGWKKKSIACNNGSPGTAIVAPPGGTVTCTVTNENSAPTNILLSSASVAENKPVGTVVGALTASDAIAGDTHTYAFVDDGTAGASGNGSFQIVGNQLQTKAVFDYETKTSYNIKLKATDTAGQSKVKNFVIQIVNKPG, from the coding sequence ATGGATCTTTGGCGAGAGAGCATGCCCGAGAATGATCTGCAGGCAGCCTGGCAGGAACTGGCCGAGCAGGCGGCGCAGCAAGCAGCGCAGAACAAACCCTGGCTGCTGAAGCTGCTGAGTGAACAGGGGGCCGCGCTGGCGACGCGCTATGCCCTGTGGAAAGACCGGCTGCGGCGGCTGCGACAGGGCGAACGCAGACGCTTGCAGCGCCGCCTCGGCGTTAGCCTGGCCGGGGCGGCCCTGCTGCTGGCGCTCAGCGGCGCGCCCACGGCCCGCGCCGGCGCGCCGATTGTGGCCGATGGCGCCACCTGCACCCTGGCCGAGGCCATCGTCTCCGCCAACACGGACACCCCCTATGGCGGCTGCACCACCGGCTATGCCGGGGCCGACACCATCGACCTGCAGGCGGATGTCTACTTGACTGAGTACGATAACAGCACCTATGGCTTCACCGGGTTGCCGGTGGTGACCAGCGAGATCACGATCGAGGGCAACGGCCACACCATCAGCCGGGATGACAGCGCCACGACCCAGGTCTTCCGCATCCTGGCGGTGTTCGGCGGCGACTTGACTCTAAACAGCGCCACGGTCAGCGGCGGACTGGGCGTGTTCGGTTCCGGCATCTATGTCTCCTCGGCCTCCCTGGTCGTATCGAACAGCACGCTCAGCGGCAACTCGGCGCTTGGCGCCGGCGCCGGCATCTATGTCGGTTCTGCCGCCGCGGTGGAGGTGTCGAACAGCACCCTCTCCGGCAACACCGCCGACACCGAAGGCGGCGCCATTTATCTCTATTCAGCTTCCCTGGCCCTGGCGAACAGCGTCCTCTACAACAACGGAGCGGCTGGTTACGGCGGCGGCATCAAGGCCGGCGGCTATGCGACGGTGACGGTCTCGAACAGCGCGATCGCGTACAATGCGGCTAACTACGGAGGCGGCCTCTTTGCCTACAATGCTGTGGTGGACGTTCTGAACAGCACGTTGGTTGGTAACTCTGCCGGCGCTACCGGCGGCGGCATCGATGCCCGCAGCGCTACGGTGACAGTCGCAAACAGTACCCTCTCCGGCAACTCAGCCGACGCCAGAGGCGGCGGCATCTATGCCAGCGCCGCCACGGTGGCGGTCTCGAACAGCACCCTCTCCGGCAACTCGGCCAGCGACGGCGGCGGCATCTATGCCTACACCGCCACGGTGACGGTATCACGCAGCCTGATTAGCGGCAACACGGCCGCTTCGTCAGGCAATGAAGTATACGCAACTAGCGTCGCGCTCGCCTCCAACTACAATCTCTTCGGCCACGACGGCGAGGGCAATGCCCAGGCCTTTACCAATTTTACCCCCTCCGGCACGGACATCACCGCCACCTCGGATGGAACCACCCCCACCGCCCTGGCCGCCATCCTGACCACGACGCTAGCCGACAACGACAGCACGGTTACCGCCGGCGCCCCGCCCGGTGCGGTCGTCCAGACGCTCGCCCTCCCCGCCGGCAGCCCCGCCATCGACGCCGCGCCCTCCGCCGACTGTGTCGCTCCCATCTTCGATTTCGACCAGCGCGCCAAAGCCCGCAACGTCGATGGAAACGCCAGCGCTTCGTCCAACGAGTGCGATATCGGCGCCTTTGAGCTGCAGGCGGCGACGGGGCCTGTCCCCCGCATCATCATCCAGAAACAGACACGGCCCGACGGCGACGCTACGCCCTTCCAGTTCAAGCTGCGTGGACCGACCAACCGCTCGTTTACCCTGACCGACAACGGCATCAAGAGCACCGGCCAGATCCCGGCCGGCATCTACACCCTGGAGGAAATCCTGCCCCCTGGCTGGGACCCCGCCATTCCCCTCGCCCAGATGACCTGCGACGACGGCAGCCCGCTCAGCGCCATCGACCTGGGGGCGGGCGAGGTGCTGGTCTGCCGCTTCCTCAACTACAAGCGGGGGAACATCGTCGTCAAGAAAGTCACGCTCCCGCCCGTGGCCGCCCCCAGCTTCGCCATGCGGCTGATCGACAACACCAGCCTGGCCAAGACCCAGTTCTCGCTGGCGAACGGGGGGCAGTTCGACACTGGCGCCATCAGTTCTGTGCCCACCTACAAGCTGTCGGAGACGGCGCCGGGCGGGTGGAAGAAGAAGTCCATCGCCTGCAACAACGGTTCGCCGGGGACGGCCATCGTCGCACCGCCGGGCGGAACGGTGACCTGCACGGTGACGAACGAGAACAGCGCCCCGACGAACATCCTGCTTTCGAGCGCCTCGGTGGCGGAGAACAAGCCTGTGGGGACGGTGGTGGGGGCGCTGACTGCCAGCGATGCGATTGCCGGCGACACGCACACCTACGCTTTCGTCGATGATGGCACGGCTGGGGCGAGCGGGAATGGCAGCTTCCAGATCGTGGGCAACCAGTTGCAGACGAAGGCGGTCTTCGACTACGAGACGAAGACGAGCTACAACATCAAGCTGAAGGCGACAGACACGGCGGGGCAGAGCAAGGTGAAGAATTTCGTGATCCAGATCGTGAACAAGCCGGGGTGA
- a CDS encoding cadherin repeat domain-containing protein: protein MSFWKGSIDDDSLGAAWQELAAQAKERPWLLKLLAERGAALATRYALWKARLQRLRLGERRRLQRRLGVGLAGAALLLALTGGPAGANPTNTITVDGSCTLVDAINAANTDTATGSCGAGSGADTIDLQVDVSLTAVDNTTYGNSGLPVINTPITIEGNGHTISRSGSASVDFRVMAVGSGGNLSLNSATISGGVATPRSSGTCGNGFGYCGYGGGIYAGRYSTTALGVSAQSGAVDTMPSATITNSMISGNQADYGGGVYAGGAWLVIDHSTVSGNSAAIAGGGLYAWKGATTSMFYSTFSGNTAVYTGGGVQNGYYSFMYMVRGVVSGNSAATGAGIFNASSSLAVGFSTIADNSFNGTTTVQASSTFGHGAALRVSRASGDAEARRVRRGQGAGQAAQGAVSPAYYYNFLGVGGGLLNYRGFTILYANEVTGNSMPNGAGIANLESGYSAGMIVAFSTISGNSAQVAAPPLQSSGSSPAAPAAAGGVGGGMVQYAAAALVVQSTLTGNSAAYGGGMANFNAYAYLINSTFSGNSAAFAGGGMANRYAYAHLDYNTFVGNTAANGGGIYSYGGTTNIVASTIASPLHEGAPRFTLGDSAKALFEGKDSGRLAEALERITTDLAAHLAESRVSGQSAPGRATEITTILHGNLISGNTATGGHMSAAGGLIRPQPLAGRGNELDFENNAYYGGGYNVLGHDGEDRDAAFYGFSLDASDFDATIDGNSVALSVIVSTTLADNDSPVLVGAPPGTVVQTLALPTGSPAVDFVPTDWCDGSGPFFSEDQDERTKPRNVNGDGAPSDNECDAGAFELQVATVAPRIIVHKQTLPNYDPTEFQFKLRGPVGRDFSLADDEPHSTGQIPAGIYTLEEIMPSGWDPAIPFDQITCDDGSPLSAIDLGSDEVLVCRFLNYKRGNIIVKKATIPPVAAPSFAMRLIDNTSLAKTQFSLANGGQFDTGAITSVPTYKLLEPAATLPGGWKKKIIACDNGSPATAIVVPPGGSVTCTVTNENSAPTNILLSNVWVAENKPVGTVVGTLTASDAIAGDTHTFAFVNDGTSGASGNGSFKIVGNQLQTNAVFDYETKTSYNIKLKVTDTAGQTKVKNFVIQILDKPG from the coding sequence ATGAGCTTTTGGAAAGGCAGTATCGACGACGACAGCTTGGGCGCGGCCTGGCAGGAACTGGCCGCCCAGGCGAAGGAAAGGCCCTGGCTGCTGAAGCTGCTGGCCGAACGCGGGGCGGCGCTGGCAACGCGCTATGCCCTGTGGAAAGCCCGGTTGCAGCGGCTGCGCCTGGGCGAGCGGCGGCGGTTGCAGCGGCGGTTGGGCGTGGGCCTGGCGGGAGCGGCGCTGTTGCTGGCGTTGACGGGCGGGCCGGCGGGCGCCAATCCGACGAACACGATCACGGTGGACGGCAGCTGCACGCTGGTGGACGCCATCAACGCCGCCAACACGGACACGGCCACCGGCAGTTGCGGGGCCGGCAGCGGGGCGGACACGATCGACCTGCAGGTGGACGTGAGCCTGACGGCGGTGGACAACACCACCTACGGCAACTCCGGGCTGCCGGTGATCAACACGCCGATCACGATCGAGGGCAACGGCCATACCATCAGCCGCAGCGGCAGCGCCAGTGTGGACTTCCGGGTGATGGCGGTAGGGTCGGGAGGCAACCTGAGCCTGAACAGCGCCACGATCAGCGGCGGCGTGGCGACGCCCAGGTCGTCCGGCACGTGCGGGAATGGCTTCGGCTATTGTGGCTACGGCGGCGGCATCTATGCGGGCAGGTACTCGACCACGGCCTTGGGGGTGAGCGCGCAGTCTGGGGCGGTCGACACGATGCCGAGCGCCACGATTACCAACAGCATGATCAGCGGCAATCAGGCTGACTACGGCGGCGGCGTCTACGCGGGCGGCGCTTGGCTCGTGATAGATCACAGCACGGTCAGCGGCAATTCGGCGGCCATCGCCGGCGGCGGGCTGTATGCCTGGAAAGGGGCGACGACAAGCATGTTCTACAGCACCTTCTCGGGCAACACGGCCGTGTACACCGGTGGCGGCGTCCAAAACGGTTACTACTCCTTCATGTACATGGTGCGCGGCGTCGTCAGCGGCAACTCGGCTGCCACCGGGGCTGGCATCTTCAATGCCTCTAGCTCCCTGGCCGTCGGCTTCAGCACGATTGCGGACAACAGCTTCAACGGCACGACCACGGTGCAGGCAAGTTCGACCTTCGGCCACGGCGCTGCGCTGCGGGTCAGCCGGGCGTCGGGCGATGCCGAAGCGCGGCGGGTGCGGCGGGGGCAAGGGGCGGGTCAGGCGGCGCAAGGCGCGGTCTCGCCTGCCTATTACTACAACTTCCTTGGGGTAGGAGGAGGCCTCCTCAATTACCGTGGCTTCACCATCCTCTACGCCAATGAGGTGACGGGCAACTCGATGCCCAACGGCGCCGGTATTGCCAACTTAGAGTCCGGGTATTCCGCAGGGATGATAGTAGCCTTCAGCACGATCAGCGGCAACAGCGCTCAGGTTGCGGCTCCGCCCCTGCAGAGCAGCGGTAGTTCTCCGGCAGCGCCGGCAGCCGCTGGCGGCGTTGGCGGGGGGATGGTGCAGTACGCGGCTGCGGCCTTGGTGGTTCAAAGCACGCTGACGGGCAATTCCGCTGCTTACGGCGGCGGCATGGCCAACTTCAATGCCTACGCTTATCTGATCAACAGCACGTTTTCCGGTAACTCGGCCGCCTTCGCTGGCGGCGGCATGGCGAATCGATATGCGTACGCGCACCTGGACTACAATACCTTCGTAGGCAATACGGCTGCGAACGGCGGCGGCATCTATAGCTATGGCGGCACCACCAACATAGTGGCCAGCACCATCGCCTCGCCGCTGCACGAGGGCGCCCCCCGCTTCACGCTGGGGGATAGTGCGAAAGCCTTGTTCGAGGGTAAAGACTCCGGCAGATTGGCAGAGGCGCTGGAGCGCATCACCACCGACCTTGCGGCGCACCTGGCCGAAAGCCGGGTCTCGGGCCAGTCGGCGCCGGGGCGGGCTACGGAAATAACAACCATCCTGCATGGCAATCTGATCAGCGGTAACACAGCCACTGGCGGGCACATGTCGGCGGCCGGCGGGCTGATCCGGCCGCAACCGCTGGCAGGCAGGGGCAACGAGCTGGATTTCGAGAATAATGCGTACTATGGCGGTGGCTACAACGTCCTCGGTCACGACGGCGAGGACCGTGACGCCGCCTTCTACGGTTTCAGCCTTGACGCCAGCGACTTCGACGCCACCATCGATGGCAACAGCGTCGCCCTGTCGGTCATCGTCAGCACCACCCTGGCCGACAACGACAGCCCCGTGCTGGTCGGCGCCCCGCCGGGCACGGTGGTGCAGACGCTGGCCCTGCCCACCGGCAGCCCTGCCGTCGACTTCGTGCCCACTGACTGGTGCGACGGCAGCGGCCCCTTCTTCTCAGAGGATCAGGACGAGCGCACCAAGCCGCGCAATGTGAACGGCGATGGCGCACCCAGCGACAACGAGTGCGACGCTGGCGCCTTCGAATTGCAGGTGGCGACAGTTGCGCCGCGCATCATCGTCCACAAGCAAACGCTGCCCAACTACGACCCCACCGAGTTCCAGTTCAAGCTGCGGGGGCCGGTGGGCCGCGACTTCAGCCTGGCCGACGACGAACCCCACAGCACCGGCCAGATTCCCGCCGGCATCTACACCCTGGAAGAGATCATGCCGTCTGGTTGGGACCCGGCCATCCCATTCGACCAGATTACCTGCGACGATGGCAGTCCGCTTTCGGCCATCGACCTGGGGTCAGATGAGGTGTTGGTGTGCCGCTTCCTCAACTACAAGCGGGGGAACATCATCGTCAAGAAGGCGACGATCCCGCCCGTCGCCGCCCCCAGCTTCGCCATGCGGCTGATCGACAACACCAGCCTGGCCAAGACCCAGTTCTCGCTGGCCAACGGCGGGCAGTTCGACACCGGCGCCATCACTTCTGTCCCCACCTACAAGCTGTTGGAGCCGGCGGCGACGCTGCCGGGCGGGTGGAAGAAGAAGATCATCGCCTGCGACAACGGCTCGCCGGCCACGGCCATCGTCGTGCCGCCGGGCGGGAGCGTGACCTGCACGGTGACGAACGAGAACAGTGCGCCAACCAACATCCTGCTGTCGAACGTCTGGGTGGCGGAGAACAAGCCTGTGGGGACGGTGGTGGGGACGCTGACTGCCAGCGATGCGATTGCCGGCGACACGCACACCTTCGCTTTCGTCAACGATGGCACGTCAGGGGCGAGCGGGAATGGGAGCTTCAAGATCGTGGGCAATCAGTTACAGACGAATGCGGTCTTCGACTACGAGACGAAGACGAGCTACAACATCAAGCTGAAGGTGACGGACACAGCGGGGCAGACGAAAGTGAAAAACTTCGTGATCCAGATCCTGGACAAGCCGGGGTGA
- a CDS encoding TfoX/Sxy family protein yields the protein MAYNQAVAARLQPLLGADLEAKKMFGGVGYLLDGNMVCGVHGNDVILRLGAEDAAKLLQMPFARVFDMTGRPMKGWVLVDAAVPDDELVYWVEKSIAFATTLPPK from the coding sequence ATGGCCTATAATCAAGCCGTGGCCGCGCGGCTGCAACCGCTGTTGGGCGCCGACCTGGAAGCCAAAAAGATGTTCGGCGGCGTCGGCTATTTGCTAGACGGCAACATGGTCTGTGGGGTGCACGGCAACGATGTCATCCTGCGGTTGGGGGCCGAGGATGCCGCGAAGTTGCTACAGATGCCCTTTGCCCGCGTCTTCGATATGACCGGCCGGCCGATGAAGGGCTGGGTGCTGGTCGATGCCGCTGTCCCCGACGACGAATTGGTCTATTGGGTGGAGAAGTCTATCGCCTTCGCGACCACATTGCCGCCGAAATGA
- a CDS encoding DinB family protein — protein sequence MITEIILDWYDSNKVVIELNAAGLSHADSLLQPTGAEANCLNWVVGHVIANRNTALGLLNWPLVWPDELIARYQTGSLPVGPDDEGAVEFAELLHDLGRTQKALAAALAQATPDLLDAPYSQRQTIGQRLMGLAWHEAYHAGQTDYLRRLAGKPDGGVR from the coding sequence ATGATTACCGAAATCATCCTCGACTGGTACGACAGCAACAAGGTTGTGATCGAACTGAATGCGGCCGGGCTGAGCCACGCCGACAGCCTGCTGCAGCCCACCGGGGCCGAGGCCAACTGCCTGAATTGGGTGGTTGGGCATGTGATCGCCAACCGCAACACAGCCCTCGGGCTGCTGAACTGGCCCCTGGTCTGGCCCGACGAGTTGATCGCCCGCTATCAGACTGGCTCGTTGCCGGTTGGCCCCGACGATGAAGGCGCAGTCGAGTTTGCCGAGCTTCTGCACGACCTGGGGCGCACCCAAAAGGCACTGGCCGCAGCCCTGGCCCAAGCCACGCCCGACCTGTTGGACGCGCCCTACAGCCAACGCCAGACTATCGGCCAGCGCTTGATGGGGCTGGCCTGGCATGAGGCCTACCACGCCGGACAGACTGACTATCTGCGCCGGCTGGCAGGCAAACCCGATGGAGGTGTGAGATAA